In Thermococcus sp. MV5, the following are encoded in one genomic region:
- a CDS encoding UPF0175 family protein, giving the protein MGKAAELLGITRDELIQEFHKRSIPIRRLSKEDIIAEVEVLCL; this is encoded by the coding sequence TTGGGAAAAGCGGCAGAACTTCTAGGAATCACTAGAGATGAGCTAATTCAGGAGTTCCACAAAAGGAGTATTCCAATTAGAAGGCTGAGCAAAGAAGATATCATAGCAGAGGTGGAAGTGCTTTGTTTGTGA